The following nucleotide sequence is from Azoarcus sp. CIB.
ACACTCATTCACGGCCACACGCACCGGCCAGCACGCCATCTACATCAGGTGGATGGCCGGGCCTGCGAGCGCTGGGTCCTCTCCGACTGGCGCGGAACGGCGAGTTGGCTGCTTTGGGACGGAACGGACTTCCGCCCCGGCCCTTGAGGAAATTCCGCGGGCCACAAGGCGAGTGCCAAGCACCCGCCGCCGCGACGGCTGTCAGCCCGCCAAGCCGCGCGCGAGATCCGCGCGCAAGTCCTCGACCGCCTCCAGGCCGACAGCGATCCGCAGCAATCCCTCGGTAATGCCTGCCGCAGCACGCGCTTCGGCACTGATGCGCCCATGCGTCGTGGACGCCGGATGGGTGATGGTGGTCTTCGCATCGCCAAGGTTCGCGGTGATCGAGATCATGCGGGTCGAATCCACGACCCGCCATGCGCCCTCACGCCCTCCGGCGACCTCGAAACTGACAATCGCGCCGCCGGACTTCTGCTGCCGCATCGCGAGTTCGTGCTGCGGATGGGAGGCCAAGCCGGGGTAATACACCCTCTCGACTCCTGCTTGCTGCTCGAGCCAGTGCGCTAGTTCGAGCGCGGCCGCCGACTGTGCATCCATGCGAATGCGCAGGGTTTCCAGCCCCTTCAGAATCACCCACGCATTGAAGGGCGAAATCGACGGTCCTGCCGTGCGCAGGAATTTCAGCACTTCGTCGACGATGACTTTCTTGCCGGCGACTGCACCGCCCAGCACCCTGCCCTGGCCATCGAGGTATTTCGTCGCGGAATGCACGACGACGTCGGCCCCCAGTTCGAGCGGGCGCTGCAGCGCAGGCGTGCAGAAACAATTGTCGACAGCGAAAATCGCACCGCAGGAATGCGCGATGTCTGCCACCGCGGCGATGTCGATGACCTCGGTAAGGGGGTTCGACGGCGTCTCGATGAAAAAGAGCCGCGTGCGCGCCTTGATCGCAGCGCGATAGGCATCCGAGTCGGTCGCGGGCACGAAGGTCGTCTCGATGCCGAACTTCGCGAGAATCGTCCCGAAGAGCTGTTGCGTCGCCCCGAAGAGACCCATCGACGCAACCACGTGGTCACCGGCCTGCAGGGTCGCCATCGCAAGCGACAGGATCGCGGACATGCCCGAGGCGGTAGCGACGCAGGCTTCGGCACCTTCGAGGGCGGCAAGACGCTGCTGCATCGCCGTCACGGTCGGATTCGTGAAGCGCGCGTAGACGTTGCCTTCATCCGCGCCCGAGAACCGGGCTGCGGCCTGCGCGGCGCTCTCGAAGACGAAGCTCGACGTCAGATAGAGGGCTTCGCTGTGTTCATTGAACTGGCTGCGCGCTATGCCCGCGCGCACCGCCAGGGTGTCGAACTCGTAGTCGCTCATTTCTGCTCAACTGTCCTGGTTGGCAACCAGGTTCAGGTCGAGTTGTCCGCCTTCGCCGTCGTCGCCCGATTTGTTCTCGGCACGCTGGTTCTCGACGCCGTTCAGGTATTCGGGCGTGATGTCGCCGGTTATGTAGGAGCCGTCGAAACAGGACGTCTCGAAGAACTTGATCGCGGGATTGACCGCCCGTACGGCAGCCTTGAGATCGCTGATATCCTGATAAATCAGTCCGTCCGCTCCAATGACGCGACAGATCTCTTCCTCGCTGCGATCGGCCGCGATAAGCTCGGCTCGGGTCGGCATGTCGATGCCGTATACGTTCGCATAGCGAACCGGCGGCGCCGCAGAAGCGAGGTACACCTTCACCGCGCCGGCGTCGCGGGCCATGGTGACGATCTCGCGGCTCGTGGTACCGCGGACGATCGAGTCGTCGACCAGCAGCACCTTCTTTCCCCTGAATTCCTGCGGGATGGTGTTGAGCTTCTGGCGCACCGACTTACGCCGGGTCGCCTGGCCGGGCATGATGAAGGTGCGCCCGATGTAGCGGTTCTTCACGAAGCCTTCGCGGTACGGGAGGTTCAACCGGTGCGCCATCTCCATCGCAGCAGGACGGCTGGAATCGGGGATGGGGATCACGACATCGATCTCCGCGTGGGGCACGACGCGCTTGAGCTTGTCGGCGAGGAATTCGCCCATCTTCACGCGTGACTCGTATACCGACACTCCGTCGATCACCGAGTCCGGGCGCGCGAGGTACACGAACTCGAACATGCACGGCGCTTCGACGGTCTTTTCCGCACACTGGCGGCTGCGGAAATTTCCCTGTGTGTCAATGAGGATCGCCTCGCCCGGCGCCACGTCGCGCAGCGTCTTGAAGCCAAGCACGTCCATCGCAACCGACTCGGACGCCACGACCCACTCATGGCCGCCGTCGACATCATTGCGCCCGACAACCAGCGGACGAATACCGAACGGATCGCGGAACGCGAGCAGGCCGAAGCCAGCAATCATCACGACGACGGCGTAAGCACCACGGCAGCGGCGATGCACACCCGCCACGGCGCGGAACACGGCATCCTCGTCGAGCTTGAAGCCCTTGGCAGCGGCCTGCAGTTCGTGCGCGAGCACGTTCAGCAGCACCTCCGAATCGGAATTGGTGTTGATGTGGCGGAGGTCCGAGAGGAACATCTCGCGCTTCAGTTCCTCGGAATTCGTCAGGTTGCCGTTATGGGCGAGCAGCAGGCCGAAGGGCGAATTGACGTAGAAAGGCTGCGCTTCGGCAGGATTGCACGCCGACCCCGCAGTCGGATAGCGGACATGGCCGATACCCCAATTGCCCACCAGATTGCGCATGTTGCGCGTGCGGAACACGTCGCGCACGAGCCCCGGCCCCTTGTGCATCAGGAAGCGCCCCCCCTCCGACGTCGCGATGCCTGCCGCATCCTGTCCGCGGTGCTGCAGCACCTGCAGGCCGTCATAGAGCAACTGATTGACCGGGGATTTTGCAACGACCCCAATGATTCCGCACATGGAATAGCACCTATCTGAATCGAATCTTTGTAGCCACCACATCGGGCAGCCACGGTTTGGCAGCGATGACCGCCGTCTCCAGCGGAGGAGCAAACATTGCGTTGGACCACCACGGCTCACGCGCAATCCCGATCAAGCCGCCCAACAGCACCACCGCGAGGGCGATCGCAATGCCGCGGGCAACACCGAATAATGCGCCGAACACCCGGTCGGCCGTGCCCAGCCCAACCACCTTGAGCAGTTCGCGAAGCAGGAAGCGCAACAGGGCAGCCAGCATCAGGACCACGACGAAGATCAGCGCGAACCCGGCGATCTGGCGCCAGGCGGGTTCGACGATCATGCCGCCGAACAGCACCGCTGCATCGCCTGCGTAGCGCCAGGCCGCAAAGAGCGCGACCGCCCACGCGAGCAGCGCTATCACCTCGCTGACCAATCCGCGCCACATGCCGACAGCCGCCGACAAAGCGAGAACGCCGAGGAATACGTAATCGAATACCGTCATCGCAGTGATCTGCGCATGCTCATCTCGGCACGACCGAGCCGCTCATTCCGCTCGCCCGGATCCGCTGGGCGGACTTTTCGGCGTCGTCGCGCCCGCCGAACGGCCCGACCCGCACGCGCGTCATCGCGCCGATTTTTTCAGTGTAGACCGCGAAGCCCCGCCTTTTCAGGTCTGCCGCAATCGACGCAGCCTTCCCACCATCGCCGAAGGCACCGATCTGGACGACAAAGCCGCTTCCAGCCACCGGGGGAGAAAGCACCGCCTGCTTGCCTTCGAGAATTGCCTGGGCGCGAGCACTATCGGTTAGAGCATCCTTCGCCGCCGGCGGCGCCGGCTTCACGGGTTCGACCGCGGCACTTGCCGAACCGGGGACCCGTGGCACATCGGGTGTCGCGGGCGCCGGAGCCGGACGCTGCGGAGGCGGCACATTTGCGCCGGCTTCCTGCCTCGGCGCCTCGGATGAGCCTGGAGTGGGCGGCTGCTCCTCGGGCGGAGGCGCGAGTTGCGGATCGGGATCGCGCACCGGGCGACTGGCAATGCGGCGCGAGAGGGTGTTGTCCGCCTCGCGGTCGGGGATCGTGATCTGGATATCCTGCGCCGGGGCGCTCGGCTCCTGATCCATCACCATGGGGAGGATGATCGCGGCGAGCAGCGCCAGCGCGGCCGCCCCAACCAAACGACGCCTGGCGCGCTTCTTGAGTTCGACGTTGTCGCTATCGGTCACGCGGAGCCTCAATGACGAGCGGCGCGGACGGTGGCCAGCACATCCGCGACCGTCAGGAACGAGCCAAAGGCTACGATTCTATCACCCTCGCCTGCAGATTTCCGGGCAGCCGCATAACCCTCCGCGGGGCTCTCGAAACGCTGGATATCGCCTCGCACGCCCACACTGCGGAGGCGCTGTTCGAGACGCTCTGCGCTGAGCCCGCGGGCTCCGGGAAGACTGACGAGCATCCAGTGATCGACGCGATCCTGGATCAGCTTCACGACACCTTCTACGTCCTTGTCCGCGAGCATGCCCAGGACTGCCCACGTTTCAGGGAAGAACCCCATGTTGGACAGGTTCTCGGACAGCACCCCTGCCGCCTGCGGGTTATGCGCGACGTCGAGCACCACCGAGGGTCGTCCCGGCAGAACCTGAAAGCGCCCGGGCAGCTCGACGAGCATCAGCCCCTGGCGGACCGCCTGCATTGACACGGGAATCCGCTGTCGCAGGGTTTCCAGCGTCATCAGCACCGCCGACGCGTTCAGGAGCTGGTTGGCCCCGCGCAACGCGGGGTAGGCAAGCCCCCCACGACGCGCACCGCCCTTGCTCCACCATGTCCATTGAGTGCGGTCGCCGCTGAATCCGAAATCCTCGCCAACCAGCTTCAGGTCGGCGCCGATCGCGCGTGCATGGCCGACCAGCGTGGCGGGGACCATAGGATCGGAACAGATTGCTGGACGCCCCGCACGGAAAATGCCGGCCTTCTCGAAGCCAATCTTCTCCCGCGTGTCGCCCAGCCAGTCCATATGGTCCATCGCGATGCCGGTCACGATGGCGCAGTCGGGGTCAATCGCATTTACCGCGTCGAGGCGCCCGCCGAGGCCGACTTCGAGGATCACGACGTCGAGCGGCGCACCGCAAAATGCCCACCAGGCGGCGAGCGTTCCGTGCTCGAAGTAGGTCAGCAGGGTTTCGCCGCGCGCCTCCTCGACGGCACGAAAGGCGCCTACCAAGGTCTGGTCATCAACCTCGCGTCCGTCGATGCGCACGCGCTCGTTGTAGCGCAGCAGATGCGGGGACGTGTAGCAGCCGACGCGATACCCGGCGGCGAGCAGAATCGCCTCGAGCATGGCGCAGGTCGAGCCCTTACCGTTGGTACCCCCAACGGTGATCACCACAGCATCGCTGCGCACGTCGAGCGCATCGCGCACGCGGGAGACGCGATCCAGGCCAAGCTGGATCTGGACCGTATGGCGGCTTTCGAGCAGCTCGAGCCAGCCGCTCAGGGATTCAGGAAAATGCATGAAGTGGAACGGAAATCAGACGCCGATGGCGGGCTGGCGCGTCAGCAGGGTGAGGAGTTCGGCGACCTTCGAGCGCATCTCGCGCCGATCGACGATCATGTCGATCGCGCCCTTCTCGAGCAGGAACTCGGAGCGCTGGAAACCCTCCGGCAGGGTTTCGCGCACGGTCTGCTCGATCACGCGCGGGCCAGCGAAACCGATCAGCGCGCCCGGCTCGGCGATCACGACGTCGCCCATGAAGGCAAAGCTCGCCGACACGCCCCCCATCGTGGGGTCGGTGAGGATGGTGAGGAACGGCAGCTTGCGCTCAGCGAGCTGAGTGATCGCGGCGGTGGTCTTGGCCATTTGCATCAGCGAGAAGAGCCCCTCCTGCATGCGGGCACCGCCCGTGGCGGTGATGCAGATGAAGGGAAGACGCTGCTCCAGGGCCGCCTTGGCGCCGCGCACGAAACGTTCGCCCACGACAGACCCCATTGATCCGCCGAGGAAATCGAACTCGAAGCAGGCGACCACGACCGGCACCGTCAGGATGGAACCCTGCATCACGACCATCGCATCAGCTTCGCCGGTATCGTCGTTCGCTGCCGAAAGCCGCTCGGTGTAGCGCCGCGAGTCCTTGAATTTCAGCGGATCGACCGGCACGACTTCGCTACCGATCTCGAAGCGCGCTTCCGCGTCAAGCAGTTGATCGAGCCGCGCCCGCGCGCGCAGGCGCTGGTGGTGACCGCACTTCGGACACACGCTCTGGTTGCTTTCGAGATCGGAACGGTAGAGCACAGCCTCGCATGCCGGGCACTTGCTCCAAAGGCCTTCCGGAATCGACTTGCGCGCAGCGCTTTCGGCGCGCTTGATCTTCGGCGGCAGCAGTTTCTGAAGCCAACTCATCGCGGAGCTCCTTGGATCTGGTCGAGCGCAGCACGCACGCCCTCAACGAAGTTCTTTACCCGGGCTACCGCCTGATCGCGCGGACTGTTTTCGATCTCTTCGATGATGCGGCTGCCGATCACGACCGCGTCGGCCACCTCGCCGATACGGCGGGCCGATTCGGCGTCGCGGATGCCGAAGCCGACGCCGACCGGCATGCCGACGCCCTGACGAATCTGCGGCATGCGCGCAGCGACATCGTCGAAATCGAGGGCCCCCGAACCAGTCACCCCTTTGAGCGAAACGTAGTAGATATAGCCGCTGCCGATCATCGCGACCTCACGGATGCGCTGTTCGGTGGAAGTCGGCGCCAGCAGGAAGATGGGGTCCATACCGCCCGCCTTGAGCGTGCGCGCAAACGCTTCGCATTCCTCGGGCGGGTAATCCACGACGAGAACCCCGTCCACGCCGGCAGCGCCGGCAGCGGCGACGAACCGTTCGACGCCCATGGCTTCGATCGGGTTCGCATAGCCCATCAGGACGACCGGCGTATCGGAATTCGTCGCACGGAAGTCGGCCACCAGCGCGAACACCTTGCGCAGGCTCATCCCGTTGACGAGTGCGCGCTCGGACGCCCGCTGAATGGTCGGGCCATCCGCCATCGGGTCGGAGAACGGCACGCCCAGTTCTATGATGTCCGCCCCGCCATCGACGAGCGCATGCATCAGCGGCACGGTGAGTTCGGGAGCGGGGTCGCCCGCAGTGATGAAGGGGATCAGAGCCCGCCGCCCTGAGGCCTGCAGGCTCTGAAAAACTGACTGGATTCTGGACATATGCGGTATCGGGATGCGCGGGCCCGTCAAGGCCCGCGGAGTCAGAACTGGATGCCGGACTTTTCGGCGACGGTGTGCATGTCCTTGTCGCCGCGCCCGGAGAGATTGACTAGCAGGATCTTGTCGCGCGGCAGGGTCGGCGCCAGCTTCGCGGCATACGCGAGGGCGTGGGACGACTCGAGCGCGGGGATGATGCCTTCGAGATGACACAGATTATGGAAAGCGGCCAGCGCCTCCTCATCGGTGACGCCGACATACTCCGCACGGTCGCTGTCCTTGAGCCAGGCGTGCTCGGGCCCTACGCCCGGATAGTCGAGGCCGGCCGAAATAGAATGGGTTTCGATGATCTGGCCGTCGTCGCTCTGGAGCAGGTAGGTGCGGTTCCCGTGCAGCACGCCGGGTGTGCCGCCGGTGAGGCTGGCCGCGTGACGCCCGGACTCCAACCCCTCGCCGTACGCTTCCACGCCGATCAGCCTAACGCCCGCAACGTCGATGTAGGGATGGAAGATGCCCATCGCGTTCGATCCACCGCCGACGCACGCAATCACATAATCGGGCTGGCGACCGGCCATCTCGGGCATCTGCACGAGGCATTCCTTGCCGATGACTGACTGGAAGTCGCGCACCATCATCGGGTACGGATGCGGCCCCGCCACCGTGCCGATGATATAGAAGGTGTTATGGATGTTCGTGACCCAGTCGCGCATCGCTTCGTTAAGGGCGTCCTTCAGCGTCTTGGAGCCCGATTCGACCGGAACGACCTTCGCCCCCAGGAGCTTCATGCGGTACACGTTGGCGGCCTGGCGTTTCATGTCCTCGGCGCCCATATACACCACGCACTCCATCCCGTAGCGCGCAGCCACCGTCGCCGTTGCGACCCCATGCTGACCGGCGCCGGTCTCCGCGATCACGCGCGGCTTGCCCATGTATCGCGCAACGAGCGCCTGGCCGATGCAGTTGTTCACCTTGTGCGCGCCGGTGTGATTCAGATCCTCGCGTTTGAGGTAGATCTGCGCGCCGCCGAGCGAATCCGACATGCGCTTCGCGTGGTAGATCGGGCTCGGCCGGCCAACGTAGTGCTTGAGCTCATATTCGAACTCGGCCATGAAGGCCGGGTTGTTCCTGCACGCCTCGTAGGCGGCCTTGAGCTCGTCCAGCGCAGGAATCAGCGTCTCGGCCACGAACACGCCGCCGTACGGCCCGAAATGACCGCGCGAATCAGGAAACCGGTATGACTTGTCAACCGTCTGCATTGCGTACTCCAGCGACGAACGCGGCAATCCGTGCCGCGTCCTTGATACCCTTGCCCGACTCCACGCCACTGGATACATCGACAGCCCACGGCCTTACGCGGCGGACTGCCTCGGCGACGTTATCGGGATCCAACCCACCGGAAAGGATCAGCGGCCGCCCAAGGCGCTCGGGAATCAGGGACCAATCGAAGATCTTGCCGCCGCCGCCGTAGCCTTCGACAAACGCGTCGAGCAGCAATCCGGAAGCGGACGGGTGGGAAGCCGAGAATTCTACCAGATCGACTCCGGGTCGCACGCGCGCTGCCTTGATCCAGGGGCGACCGAAGCCTGCACACAGGGCTTCCGTTTCCTCGCCGTGAAACTGCAGGAGCTGCAACGGCACCTGCGCGACCGCCTGCTGCACGTAGGCTGGATCGGGATTCACGAAAAGACCCACCGTCGTGACGAACGGCGGCACCAGCGCGGCCAGCTCCGCCGCACGCTCGAACGCGACGAAACGCGGGCTGGGCGGATAGAAGACCAGTCCGATTGCATCCGCGCCAGCCTCGACGGCGGCATGCACGTCCTCGGCGCGGGTCAGGCCGCAGATCTTAATTCGGGTTCTGGACACTCAGACGAAAGGGATACGCGGGAGCGCGATGATACGCCCTTCGTCTGGCAGCGGCCAGTGCGAGGGGTACTCGACACCTGCGAGATACAAACCGTCGGGAGTGAAGGTCATCGCCGCGCGGCTGCGGTCGCGCGAGTGCAGCACTTCGGACATCCACTCTGGCGGGTAACAACCCTTGCCGACGTAGACCAGCGAGCCGATCAGGTTGCGCACCATATGGTGCAGGAAGGCATTCGCCCAGAAATCGAAGACGATGTAATCCCCGTCGCGCCTCACCTGCGCCTCGTGCATGAGTTTGATCGGCGATTTAGCCTGGCACCCGGCGGCACGGAAGGCCGAAAAATCCTGCCAGCCGAGGATGGAACGGGCGGCCTCGTCCATCGCCGCTTCATCGAGCGGCGGGTGAAACCATCCCACGCGACCGGCCAGGAGCGCCGGCCGCACGGCCGAGTTGTAAAGGATGTAGCGGTAGCGGCGCGAAACGGCACAAAAGCGCGCATGGAAATCGTCACCGACTTCCACCGCCCAACGGACTGCGACCGGCGCCCTCATCCGGGCATTGGTACCGCGGACCCAGCCATGCAGCGAACGCACGGATTGGGTGTCGAAATGCACCACCTGCGCCGTTGCATGGACGCCGGCATCGGTCCGCCCAGCACAGTGCAGTCGCACCGGGTGACCGGCCATGCCCGAGAGGGCTGCCTCGAGGTGGTCCTGAACGGTCTGCCCGTGGGACTGGCTCTGCCAGCCCTGAAAAGCGTCGCCTGCATATTCGACGCCAAGAGCAATTCTCATCGTGTTACTCCGAACCACAACGCCGCTACGCCCAGCACCACGAGCAGAGCCGCCAGATCCCACCATGCAAAGGCTTCGCGGGTAAACACGATCCTGTCGGTGCCGTTGCCGTTGATGCCGTCATCCTCGAGCCAGTCGCGCCACGCAGCCGCTGGTGCCGATTCCACGTAGCGCAGAACGAGCATCAGGCGCACCGCCAACCTCTCGGTAGGGAGGCCGAGCCATCCCAGGGGGCGCAGCAGGGCATGCAGACCGCCGACGAGACGTGATACGGGAAGTCCCTCCAGCAGCAGCGCCACGCACAACACGACCGCAACCAGCCGCCCCACATGCTCGGCAGCCAACATCAGCCCTTCGCGGCTCGGACTGAGCTCGGGAAGCGCCGAAAAGAGCGCCTCGCCCGGAGTGAATCCGGCGAACAGCGCGAGTATCGCGAGGATCAGAAAACGCACGCGCCGCAACAACTTCAGGCTACGTGTAGGCGCAAACCACCATCCGGCAAGCGCGCACAATCCTGCCGCAACCGACAGGACCATAGGCGACATAACCTGCA
It contains:
- the folC gene encoding bifunctional tetrahydrofolate synthase/dihydrofolate synthase, producing the protein MHFPESLSGWLELLESRHTVQIQLGLDRVSRVRDALDVRSDAVVITVGGTNGKGSTCAMLEAILLAAGYRVGCYTSPHLLRYNERVRIDGREVDDQTLVGAFRAVEEARGETLLTYFEHGTLAAWWAFCGAPLDVVILEVGLGGRLDAVNAIDPDCAIVTGIAMDHMDWLGDTREKIGFEKAGIFRAGRPAICSDPMVPATLVGHARAIGADLKLVGEDFGFSGDRTQWTWWSKGGARRGGLAYPALRGANQLLNASAVLMTLETLRQRIPVSMQAVRQGLMLVELPGRFQVLPGRPSVVLDVAHNPQAAGVLSENLSNMGFFPETWAVLGMLADKDVEGVVKLIQDRVDHWMLVSLPGARGLSAERLEQRLRSVGVRGDIQRFESPAEGYAAARKSAGEGDRIVAFGSFLTVADVLATVRAARH
- a CDS encoding O-succinylhomoserine sulfhydrylase, which gives rise to MSDYEFDTLAVRAGIARSQFNEHSEALYLTSSFVFESAAQAAARFSGADEGNVYARFTNPTVTAMQQRLAALEGAEACVATASGMSAILSLAMATLQAGDHVVASMGLFGATQQLFGTILAKFGIETTFVPATDSDAYRAAIKARTRLFFIETPSNPLTEVIDIAAVADIAHSCGAIFAVDNCFCTPALQRPLELGADVVVHSATKYLDGQGRVLGGAVAGKKVIVDEVLKFLRTAGPSISPFNAWVILKGLETLRIRMDAQSAAALELAHWLEQQAGVERVYYPGLASHPQHELAMRQQKSGGAIVSFEVAGGREGAWRVVDSTRMISITANLGDAKTTITHPASTTHGRISAEARAAAGITEGLLRIAVGLEAVEDLRADLARGLAG
- a CDS encoding phosphoribosylanthranilate isomerase, coding for MSRTRIKICGLTRAEDVHAAVEAGADAIGLVFYPPSPRFVAFERAAELAALVPPFVTTVGLFVNPDPAYVQQAVAQVPLQLLQFHGEETEALCAGFGRPWIKAARVRPGVDLVEFSASHPSASGLLLDAFVEGYGGGGKIFDWSLIPERLGRPLILSGGLDPDNVAEAVRRVRPWAVDVSSGVESGKGIKDAARIAAFVAGVRNADG
- a CDS encoding SPOR domain-containing protein, with protein sequence MTDSDNVELKKRARRRLVGAAALALLAAIILPMVMDQEPSAPAQDIQITIPDREADNTLSRRIASRPVRDPDPQLAPPPEEQPPTPGSSEAPRQEAGANVPPPQRPAPAPATPDVPRVPGSASAAVEPVKPAPPAAKDALTDSARAQAILEGKQAVLSPPVAGSGFVVQIGAFGDGGKAASIAADLKRRGFAVYTEKIGAMTRVRVGPFGGRDDAEKSAQRIRASGMSGSVVPR
- the accD gene encoding acetyl-CoA carboxylase, carboxyltransferase subunit beta, with translation MSWLQKLLPPKIKRAESAARKSIPEGLWSKCPACEAVLYRSDLESNQSVCPKCGHHQRLRARARLDQLLDAEARFEIGSEVVPVDPLKFKDSRRYTERLSAANDDTGEADAMVVMQGSILTVPVVVACFEFDFLGGSMGSVVGERFVRGAKAALEQRLPFICITATGGARMQEGLFSLMQMAKTTAAITQLAERKLPFLTILTDPTMGGVSASFAFMGDVVIAEPGALIGFAGPRVIEQTVRETLPEGFQRSEFLLEKGAIDMIVDRREMRSKVAELLTLLTRQPAIGV
- the trpB gene encoding tryptophan synthase subunit beta, producing MQTVDKSYRFPDSRGHFGPYGGVFVAETLIPALDELKAAYEACRNNPAFMAEFEYELKHYVGRPSPIYHAKRMSDSLGGAQIYLKREDLNHTGAHKVNNCIGQALVARYMGKPRVIAETGAGQHGVATATVAARYGMECVVYMGAEDMKRQAANVYRMKLLGAKVVPVESGSKTLKDALNEAMRDWVTNIHNTFYIIGTVAGPHPYPMMVRDFQSVIGKECLVQMPEMAGRQPDYVIACVGGGSNAMGIFHPYIDVAGVRLIGVEAYGEGLESGRHAASLTGGTPGVLHGNRTYLLQSDDGQIIETHSISAGLDYPGVGPEHAWLKDSDRAEYVGVTDEEALAAFHNLCHLEGIIPALESSHALAYAAKLAPTLPRDKILLVNLSGRGDKDMHTVAEKSGIQF
- a CDS encoding energy-coupling factor transporter transmembrane component T → MQSAHSKGPPPGGPFIFMHSGFVIALWMACVVVLQVMSPMVLSVAAGLCALAGWWFAPTRSLKLLRRVRFLILAILALFAGFTPGEALFSALPELSPSREGLMLAAEHVGRLVAVVLCVALLLEGLPVSRLVGGLHALLRPLGWLGLPTERLAVRLMLVLRYVESAPAAAWRDWLEDDGINGNGTDRIVFTREAFAWWDLAALLVVLGVAALWFGVTR
- the purF gene encoding amidophosphoribosyltransferase — protein: MCGIIGVVAKSPVNQLLYDGLQVLQHRGQDAAGIATSEGGRFLMHKGPGLVRDVFRTRNMRNLVGNWGIGHVRYPTAGSACNPAEAQPFYVNSPFGLLLAHNGNLTNSEELKREMFLSDLRHINTNSDSEVLLNVLAHELQAAAKGFKLDEDAVFRAVAGVHRRCRGAYAVVVMIAGFGLLAFRDPFGIRPLVVGRNDVDGGHEWVVASESVAMDVLGFKTLRDVAPGEAILIDTQGNFRSRQCAEKTVEAPCMFEFVYLARPDSVIDGVSVYESRVKMGEFLADKLKRVVPHAEIDVVIPIPDSSRPAAMEMAHRLNLPYREGFVKNRYIGRTFIMPGQATRRKSVRQKLNTIPQEFRGKKVLLVDDSIVRGTTSREIVTMARDAGAVKVYLASAAPPVRYANVYGIDMPTRAELIAADRSEEEICRVIGADGLIYQDISDLKAAVRAVNPAIKFFETSCFDGSYITGDITPEYLNGVENQRAENKSGDDGEGGQLDLNLVANQDS
- the trpA gene encoding tryptophan synthase subunit alpha — protein: MSRIQSVFQSLQASGRRALIPFITAGDPAPELTVPLMHALVDGGADIIELGVPFSDPMADGPTIQRASERALVNGMSLRKVFALVADFRATNSDTPVVLMGYANPIEAMGVERFVAAAGAAGVDGVLVVDYPPEECEAFARTLKAGGMDPIFLLAPTSTEQRIREVAMIGSGYIYYVSLKGVTGSGALDFDDVAARMPQIRQGVGMPVGVGFGIRDAESARRIGEVADAVVIGSRIIEEIENSPRDQAVARVKNFVEGVRAALDQIQGAPR
- the truA gene encoding tRNA pseudouridine(38-40) synthase TruA, which produces MRIALGVEYAGDAFQGWQSQSHGQTVQDHLEAALSGMAGHPVRLHCAGRTDAGVHATAQVVHFDTQSVRSLHGWVRGTNARMRAPVAVRWAVEVGDDFHARFCAVSRRYRYILYNSAVRPALLAGRVGWFHPPLDEAAMDEAARSILGWQDFSAFRAAGCQAKSPIKLMHEAQVRRDGDYIVFDFWANAFLHHMVRNLIGSLVYVGKGCYPPEWMSEVLHSRDRSRAAMTFTPDGLYLAGVEYPSHWPLPDEGRIIALPRIPFV
- a CDS encoding CvpA family protein, which translates into the protein MTVFDYVFLGVLALSAAVGMWRGLVSEVIALLAWAVALFAAWRYAGDAAVLFGGMIVEPAWRQIAGFALIFVVVLMLAALLRFLLRELLKVVGLGTADRVFGALFGVARGIAIALAVVLLGGLIGIAREPWWSNAMFAPPLETAVIAAKPWLPDVVATKIRFR